One genomic window of Citrobacter sp. Marseille-Q6884 includes the following:
- the mdtM gene encoding multidrug efflux MFS transporter MdtM: MQRIFAFFSQRATTFFFPCALILYDFAAYLSTDLIQPGIINVVRDFNADVSLAPAAVSLYLAGGMALQWLLGPLSDRIGRRPVLIAGALIFTLACAATLFTTSMTQFLVARFVQGTSICFIATVGYVTVQEAFGQTKAIKLMAVITSIVLVAPVIGPLSGAALMHFVHWKILFAIIAVMGLIAFIGLLMAMPETVQRGAIPFSARSVLRDFRDVFRNRIFLFGAATLSLSYIPMMSWVAVSPVILIDAGGMTTSQFAWAQVPVFGAVIVANMVVVRFVKDPTQPRFVWRAVPIQLSGLAVLIVGNLLWPHVWLWSVLGTSLYAFGIGMIFPTLFRFTLFSNSLPKGTVSASLNMVILTVMAVAVEIGRWLWFHGGRLSFHLLAVVAGIAVVFTLAGLLKRVHQHDVTELAIEK; this comes from the coding sequence ATGCAACGGATTTTCGCGTTTTTCTCCCAACGCGCTACGACGTTTTTTTTCCCTTGTGCGTTGATTCTCTATGACTTCGCCGCCTATCTGTCAACAGATCTCATCCAGCCAGGTATCATCAATGTGGTGCGGGATTTCAACGCCGACGTCAGTCTGGCGCCTGCAGCGGTCAGCCTTTATCTGGCGGGCGGCATGGCGCTACAGTGGTTGTTAGGGCCGCTTTCCGACCGAATTGGCCGCCGGCCGGTGTTGATTGCGGGCGCGCTCATCTTCACTCTCGCCTGTGCAGCCACGCTGTTCACCACCTCCATGACGCAATTTCTGGTCGCTCGTTTTGTTCAGGGCACCAGCATCTGCTTTATCGCCACCGTGGGGTATGTGACGGTGCAGGAGGCGTTTGGTCAGACAAAGGCGATCAAACTGATGGCGGTCATCACCTCTATCGTGCTGGTCGCGCCGGTTATTGGCCCGCTCTCCGGGGCGGCGCTGATGCACTTTGTGCACTGGAAGATCCTGTTTGCCATTATCGCCGTCATGGGTCTCATCGCCTTTATTGGCCTGCTGATGGCTATGCCGGAAACTGTCCAGCGCGGTGCGATACCGTTTAGCGCACGCAGCGTACTGCGTGATTTCCGCGACGTTTTTCGTAATCGGATCTTCCTGTTTGGAGCCGCAACCCTTTCATTGAGTTATATCCCGATGATGAGTTGGGTCGCGGTCTCACCGGTGATCCTGATTGACGCGGGCGGCATGACTACCTCGCAGTTCGCCTGGGCGCAAGTGCCCGTATTTGGCGCGGTGATCGTGGCGAATATGGTCGTGGTTCGTTTTGTGAAAGATCCGACCCAACCGCGCTTTGTCTGGCGTGCCGTCCCCATCCAACTGAGCGGGCTGGCCGTACTGATCGTGGGCAACCTACTGTGGCCGCACGTCTGGCTGTGGTCAGTGTTGGGGACCAGTCTGTATGCATTCGGTATCGGGATGATCTTCCCGACATTGTTTCGCTTTACGCTATTTTCCAACAGCTTGCCGAAAGGTACGGTTTCCGCGTCGCTGAACATGGTGATCCTGACAGTGATGGCGGTTGCTGTCGAAATCGGGCGCTGGCTGTGGTTTCACGGTGGCAGGCTTTCGTTTCACCTGCTGGCGGTGGTTGCTGGCATCGCCGTTGTGTTCACGCTGGCAGGACTGCTAAAACGCGTGCATCAGCACGACGTCACCGAACTGGCGATTGAGAAATAA
- a CDS encoding Rpn family recombination-promoting nuclease/putative transposase, protein MHKAPTSTPHDAVFKTFLHHPETARDFLEIHLPASLRESCDLQTLKLESDSFIEENLRACYSDVMWSLKTTEGDGYIYVVIEHQSSPDAHMAFRLMRYAIAAMQQHLDAGHKQLPLVVPMLFYHGTQSPYPYSLCWLDEFANPKLARQLYAAAFPLVDITVIPDDEIVQHRRMALLELIQKHIRQRDLMGLVEQIVSLLLTGFTNDSQIKTLFNYILCTGDAPRFNEFIREVAERSPQHKEHLMTIAERLHEAGLQKGRMEGLQEGRLEGKKEGMLEGQRAEARRIACTMLADGIDISTVQKITRLSVEDLQQLSH, encoded by the coding sequence ATGCACAAAGCACCGACCTCTACGCCGCATGATGCGGTGTTTAAAACGTTTTTACATCACCCTGAGACCGCCCGGGATTTTCTTGAGATTCATTTACCTGCTTCGTTGCGTGAATCGTGTGACCTGCAAACGTTGAAACTGGAATCTGACAGTTTCATTGAAGAGAATTTACGTGCCTGTTACTCGGATGTGATGTGGTCACTGAAAACGACGGAAGGTGATGGTTATATCTACGTCGTGATTGAGCATCAGAGTTCACCGGATGCACATATGGCGTTCAGGTTGATGCGTTATGCGATAGCGGCAATGCAGCAACACTTAGATGCCGGACATAAGCAACTGCCGCTGGTGGTGCCAATGTTGTTTTACCATGGTACTCAAAGCCCGTATCCCTACTCGTTGTGCTGGCTGGATGAATTCGCCAACCCGAAATTGGCACGGCAGCTTTACGCTGCGGCATTTCCACTGGTGGACATTACGGTCATCCCGGATGATGAGATTGTGCAGCATCGGCGCATGGCGCTGCTGGAGTTAATACAAAAACATATTCGCCAGCGCGATCTTATGGGGTTGGTTGAGCAAATCGTTTCCCTGTTACTTACCGGATTCACTAATGACAGCCAGATAAAGACGCTGTTTAATTATATTTTATGCACCGGCGATGCCCCTCGATTCAATGAGTTTATCCGTGAGGTTGCCGAGCGTTCGCCGCAACATAAGGAGCATTTGATGACAATTGCGGAAAGATTGCATGAAGCAGGCTTACAAAAAGGCAGGATGGAAGGGCTACAAGAAGGTAGGTTGGAAGGTAAAAAAGAAGGGATGCTGGAAGGACAACGCGCCGAAGCACGGCGTATTGCATGCACCATGCTGGCAGACGGTATCGATATCAGCACAGTACAAAAGATTACCCGGCTTTCCGTCGAGGATCTGCAGCAGTTAAGCCATTAG
- a CDS encoding MarR family winged helix-turn-helix transcriptional regulator, with the protein MTEDERFACRPMGMRMAMVVRQWRAIIDAAITDTGLTQSSWTVLMQLHQLGDNVSVSELADVQGIELPPLMRTLSQLEKQGYLLRSTSPYDKRIRLLTLTAQGRTRLEALNRVIEDYQHRVTCTIPEAQLASFSATLNQIACNLRTIREEDNQH; encoded by the coding sequence ATGACTGAAGATGAACGGTTCGCCTGCCGCCCGATGGGGATGCGCATGGCAATGGTCGTGCGCCAGTGGCGTGCCATTATTGATGCTGCCATCACTGACACCGGCCTGACACAGTCAAGCTGGACGGTTCTGATGCAGTTGCATCAACTGGGCGATAATGTCTCAGTCAGTGAACTGGCGGATGTGCAGGGCATTGAACTGCCGCCGCTGATGCGCACCCTCTCGCAGCTGGAAAAGCAGGGCTATCTGCTGCGTTCCACATCGCCTTATGACAAACGCATCCGCCTGCTGACGTTGACCGCGCAAGGTCGTACAAGGCTGGAAGCGTTAAACCGGGTGATCGAGGACTATCAACACCGCGTCACCTGCACGATTCCTGAAGCGCAGCTTGCCTCCTTCAGCGCCACCTTAAATCAAATCGCCTGCAATTTGCGGACAATCCGCGAAGAAGACAATCAACACTAA